The following proteins are co-located in the Tistrella bauzanensis genome:
- the cobM gene encoding precorrin-4 C(11)-methyltransferase yields MTVHFIGAGPGAPDLITLRGRDLIARAPVCLYAGSLVPREVIDYAPTGARIIDTAPLTLDEIVEEMRQAHDQGHDVARVHSGDPSIYGATAEQMRRLRALGIPFDVTPGVPAFAAAAAALQSELTLPGISQTIIVTRTGHASSPMPEGETLEELGRSRATLAIHLSIRFLPQIHRTLGPHYGDDCPVVVVYRASWPDQMIIRGTLADIAAKVRAAKITRTALVLVGHVFAPGDFADSALYDPGHAHVLRPKRTAPRRARPAPAAGRTDADTDAVPRVGVVTADPG; encoded by the coding sequence ATGACGGTTCATTTCATCGGCGCCGGGCCGGGCGCGCCCGACCTGATCACCCTGCGCGGCCGCGACCTGATCGCGCGCGCCCCGGTCTGCCTTTACGCGGGCTCGCTGGTCCCGCGTGAGGTGATCGACTATGCGCCCACGGGCGCGCGGATCATCGACACCGCGCCACTGACGCTCGACGAGATCGTCGAGGAAATGCGCCAGGCCCATGACCAGGGCCACGACGTGGCGCGGGTCCATTCCGGCGATCCGTCGATCTATGGCGCCACGGCCGAACAGATGCGCCGGCTGCGGGCGCTGGGCATTCCCTTCGACGTCACCCCCGGCGTGCCGGCCTTCGCGGCGGCGGCAGCGGCGCTGCAAAGCGAGCTGACCCTGCCCGGCATCTCGCAGACCATCATCGTCACCCGCACTGGCCATGCCTCATCACCGATGCCCGAGGGCGAGACGCTTGAGGAACTGGGCCGATCGCGGGCAACGCTCGCCATCCATCTGTCGATCCGTTTCCTGCCCCAGATCCACCGGACACTGGGCCCCCATTACGGTGACGACTGCCCGGTGGTGGTGGTCTATCGCGCCAGTTGGCCCGATCAGATGATCATTCGCGGCACGCTGGCCGATATCGCGGCCAAGGTCCGCGCCGCCAAGATCACCCGCACGGCGCTGGTGCTGGTGGGCCACGTCTTCGCACCCGGCGACTTCGCCGACAGTGCGCTTTATGATCCTGGACATGCGCATGTGTTGCGCCCGAAGCGGACCGCGCCCCGACGCGCCAGACCGGCGCCCGCGGCCGGCCGCACGGATGCCGACACAGACGCCGTCCCCCGCGTCGGAGTGGTGACCGCCGACCCCGGCTGA
- a CDS encoding F0F1 ATP synthase subunit A: MAEAHSPLEQFEIKRLVDLQIGGVDISFTNSSLWMFIAIAGVTLFLTLGSRSRAMVPGRGQSMAEMSYEFVANMLRDNVGSEGRKYFPFIFTLFMFILFANLVGMLPYSFTTTSHIVVTFAMALFVWILTTVIGLVKHGTHFFSFFVPQGVPVWMMPLVVPIEIISYLSRPISLAVRLFANMVAGHTMLKVLAGFIIALGVAGIAPLVVVVGLTALELFIAALQAYVFAILSCIYLNDALHLH; this comes from the coding sequence GTGGCGGAAGCGCATAGCCCGCTTGAGCAGTTCGAGATCAAGCGTCTGGTCGACCTCCAGATCGGCGGCGTCGACATCTCCTTCACCAACTCGTCGCTGTGGATGTTCATTGCCATCGCGGGCGTGACCCTGTTCCTCACGCTTGGCTCTCGCAGCCGGGCGATGGTGCCGGGCCGAGGCCAGTCGATGGCGGAAATGTCCTACGAGTTTGTAGCGAACATGCTCCGCGATAACGTGGGATCAGAAGGCCGGAAGTATTTCCCCTTCATCTTCACGCTGTTCATGTTCATTTTGTTCGCCAATCTGGTGGGCATGCTCCCTTACAGCTTCACCACGACCAGCCATATCGTCGTGACCTTCGCGATGGCGCTGTTCGTCTGGATCCTGACCACGGTCATCGGTCTGGTGAAGCATGGCACGCACTTCTTCAGCTTCTTCGTTCCGCAGGGCGTGCCCGTGTGGATGATGCCGCTGGTCGTGCCGATCGAGATCATCTCCTACCTGTCGCGGCCGATCAGCCTTGCGGTGCGACTGTTCGCCAACATGGTTGCCGGTCACACGATGCTGAAAGTGCTGGCCGGTTTCATCATCGCACTCGGCGTCGCCGGCATTGCGCCTCTCGTGGTGGTCGTGGGCCTTACCGCCCTCGAACTCTTCATCGCGGCACTCCAGGCCTATGTCTTCGCGATCCTGAGCTGCATCTACCTGAACGACGCACTTCACCTGCATTGA
- a CDS encoding F0F1 ATP synthase subunit B family protein produces MFSDPTFWVAIAFILCMVGLGFLKVHKTIGGMLDARADAIRAELDAAQKLREDAQALLAQYQRKQREAMQEAEQMVAHARHEAKRIVEQGQTQLSQSIERRERMAMTKISQAESDAIAEVRATAVDVAMAATEQVLRTQLSADRQAKLVDDTIASLKTLH; encoded by the coding sequence ATGTTCTCCGATCCCACCTTCTGGGTCGCTATCGCCTTCATCCTCTGCATGGTGGGCCTGGGGTTCCTCAAGGTCCACAAGACGATCGGCGGCATGCTCGACGCCCGGGCCGACGCGATCCGTGCCGAACTCGATGCGGCGCAGAAGCTGCGCGAGGATGCCCAGGCCCTGCTGGCCCAGTATCAGCGCAAGCAGCGTGAGGCGATGCAGGAAGCCGAGCAGATGGTCGCCCATGCCCGTCACGAGGCCAAGCGCATCGTCGAGCAGGGCCAGACCCAGCTCTCGCAGTCGATCGAGCGCCGCGAGCGGATGGCGATGACCAAGATCTCGCAGGCCGAAAGCGACGCCATCGCCGAGGTCCGCGCGACTGCGGTCGACGTGGCTATGGCGGCGACCGAGCAGGTGCTGCGCACCCAGCTTTCGGCCGATCGTCAGGCCAAACTGGTCGACGACACCATCGCGAGCCTGAAGACCCTGCATTGA
- a CDS encoding AtpZ/AtpI family protein codes for MNDRDDDLGLKELEARLKQARLSTDRRNGDGPENSRGPARGVGFAARIGTDILAALVVGLGLGWFLDRWLGTAPFAMMVFFVLGAAAGIRNAYRLANRTMGEIDAEEKADREAGGRDAADQDVAGKQPDSDKDR; via the coding sequence ATGAACGACCGGGACGATGACCTGGGACTGAAAGAGCTTGAAGCCCGTCTGAAGCAGGCACGCTTGTCCACCGACCGCCGCAATGGCGACGGCCCGGAGAATTCGCGTGGGCCGGCGAGGGGCGTGGGGTTCGCCGCCCGTATCGGAACAGACATCCTGGCGGCGCTCGTCGTCGGTCTCGGTCTGGGCTGGTTTCTGGACCGGTGGCTCGGGACGGCGCCTTTCGCGATGATGGTCTTTTTTGTACTTGGTGCGGCGGCCGGCATACGCAATGCCTATCGCCTGGCCAACCGCACAATGGGCGAGATCGACGCGGAAGAGAAGGCGGACCGGGAGGCAGGGGGCCGTGACGCGGCGGACCAGGACGTGGCGGGCAAACAGCCCGACTCTGACAAGGATCGCTGA
- a CDS encoding precorrin-8X methylmutase, producing the protein MTAPLALNEAATPTYDRDPAYDRDPAAIYARSFAIIRAEAPLGHLPDTLHGVAIRVVHACGMVDVAGRLAFQGDVATAGRAALAGGAPVIADCRMVASGVIRRRLPAGNAVLCGLDDPRTDRLAAANGTTRSAAAIDALGDQIAGAVIAIGNAPTALFRLIEIIAAGGPRPAAILAFPVGFVGAAESKQALLDAGLAIPCLTLPGRMGGSAMASAAVNAIAAPNEEAP; encoded by the coding sequence ATGACGGCGCCGCTGGCTCTGAACGAGGCCGCAACCCCAACCTATGACCGCGACCCGGCCTATGACCGCGACCCGGCCGCGATCTATGCCCGATCGTTCGCGATCATCCGGGCCGAAGCACCGCTGGGCCATCTGCCCGACACCCTGCATGGTGTGGCGATCCGGGTGGTGCATGCCTGCGGCATGGTCGATGTCGCAGGCCGGCTGGCGTTTCAGGGCGATGTCGCCACGGCCGGCCGCGCGGCCCTGGCCGGCGGCGCGCCGGTGATCGCCGATTGCCGGATGGTGGCGTCGGGCGTGATCCGCCGCCGCCTGCCCGCCGGCAACGCCGTGCTCTGCGGGCTCGACGACCCCCGGACCGACCGGCTGGCCGCCGCCAATGGCACCACCCGGTCGGCGGCCGCGATCGATGCGCTGGGTGACCAGATCGCCGGCGCGGTGATCGCGATCGGCAACGCGCCGACAGCCCTGTTCCGGCTGATCGAGATCATCGCGGCCGGCGGCCCGCGCCCGGCGGCGATCCTGGCCTTTCCGGTGGGCTTCGTCGGTGCGGCGGAAAGCAAGCAGGCGCTGCTCGATGCCGGGCTCGCCATCCCCTGCCTCACCCTGCCCGGCCGGATGGGTGGCAGCGCCATGGCCTCGGCGGCGGTGAACGCCATTGCCGCGCCGAATGAGGAGGCGCCGTGA
- a CDS encoding sirohydrochlorin chelatase: MFGLGDGQGIMICGHGSRDQGAVDEFAELAIALRRRFTSVPVEYGYLEFARPIIRDGLDRLRAQGVREVLAVPGMLFAAGHAKNDIPSVLNTYQTSVRAGGEMAQGRADPGFTIRYGRELGIDPRMLRAAGERVDSAIARADAARTAGDAVSRHDTLLVVVGRGASDPDANSNVAKVSRMLWEGLGLGWAETAYSGVTFPLTEPGLRHAVRLGFRRIVVFPYFLFTGILVKRIYDAVDRVAADFPEIEFVKAGYLRDHPQVIETMVDRVQEIVHGTGNMNCQLCKYRVQVLGFEAERGLPQESHHHHVEGIGTGAPAPAEAGHDAAHHDHDHDHGHDHGHDHGHGHGHDHSHDHAHGHGHDHGHHHHPYPHADHPLGPVSLKAARG; this comes from the coding sequence ATGTTCGGACTGGGTGACGGGCAGGGGATCATGATCTGCGGCCATGGCAGCCGCGATCAGGGCGCGGTCGACGAATTCGCTGAGCTTGCGATCGCGCTGCGTCGCCGCTTCACATCGGTGCCGGTCGAGTACGGCTATCTGGAATTCGCCAGGCCCATCATCCGCGACGGACTGGACCGGCTGCGCGCCCAAGGTGTGCGCGAGGTGCTGGCGGTGCCGGGGATGCTGTTCGCGGCCGGCCACGCCAAGAACGACATTCCGTCGGTCCTGAACACCTATCAGACCAGCGTGCGCGCCGGCGGTGAGATGGCCCAGGGCCGGGCCGATCCCGGCTTCACCATCCGCTATGGTCGCGAGCTGGGCATCGATCCGCGGATGCTGCGCGCGGCGGGCGAGCGCGTCGACAGCGCCATCGCCCGCGCCGATGCCGCGCGCACGGCCGGTGATGCAGTGTCGCGGCACGATACCCTGCTGGTGGTGGTGGGGCGCGGCGCCTCGGACCCCGACGCCAATTCCAATGTCGCCAAGGTCAGCCGGATGCTGTGGGAAGGGCTGGGCCTGGGCTGGGCCGAGACCGCCTATTCCGGCGTCACCTTCCCGCTAACCGAACCGGGTCTGCGCCATGCGGTACGGCTGGGTTTCCGGCGGATCGTGGTGTTCCCCTATTTCCTGTTCACCGGCATTCTGGTCAAGCGGATCTATGACGCCGTCGACCGGGTCGCGGCCGATTTCCCCGAGATCGAATTCGTGAAGGCCGGCTATCTGCGCGACCACCCCCAGGTGATCGAGACCATGGTCGACCGGGTGCAGGAGATCGTGCACGGCACCGGCAACATGAACTGCCAGCTCTGCAAATACCGGGTGCAGGTGCTGGGTTTCGAAGCCGAACGCGGGCTGCCGCAGGAAAGCCATCACCATCATGTCGAGGGCATCGGCACCGGCGCACCCGCCCCGGCCGAGGCCGGCCATGACGCCGCACATCATGATCACGACCATGATCATGGTCATGATCACGGTCATGATCACGGGCACGGGCACGGGCACGACCACAGCCATGACCACGCGCATGGGCATGGGCATGACCACGGCCATCATCACCATCCCTACCCCCATGCCGACCATCCGCTGGGCCCTGTCAGCCTGAAGGCGGCCCGGGGATGA
- a CDS encoding HupE/UreJ family protein: MFRRLLPTTLATAATALLLASPAFAHTGHEVAGFMSGFAHPIGGLDHVLAMLAVGFWAGQTGGRMIWAAPLGFIALMIAGGALGMAGIGLPGVELGITASIVVFGLMIAFAFRPNPVAAAAIAGVFALFHGHAHGTEMAAGGSAALYALGFVAATALLHLAGIALAMGMRKAQVAKLERAVGAGIALAGVALMVG; encoded by the coding sequence ATGTTCCGACGCCTTCTGCCCACCACGCTTGCGACCGCAGCCACTGCCCTGCTCCTGGCCAGCCCGGCCTTCGCCCATACCGGCCATGAGGTCGCGGGCTTCATGAGCGGTTTCGCCCATCCGATCGGCGGGCTCGATCACGTGCTGGCCATGCTCGCGGTCGGCTTCTGGGCCGGCCAGACCGGCGGCCGCATGATCTGGGCGGCACCGCTGGGCTTCATTGCGCTGATGATCGCCGGCGGCGCGCTGGGCATGGCCGGCATCGGCCTGCCGGGTGTCGAGCTTGGCATCACCGCCTCGATCGTGGTCTTCGGGCTGATGATCGCCTTCGCCTTCAGGCCGAACCCGGTGGCCGCCGCCGCCATCGCCGGTGTCTTCGCGCTGTTCCACGGCCATGCCCATGGCACCGAGATGGCGGCCGGCGGATCGGCGGCACTGTATGCGCTGGGCTTCGTGGCCGCGACCGCCCTGCTGCATCTGGCCGGCATCGCACTGGCCATGGGCATGCGCAAGGCCCAGGTCGCGAAGCTTGAGCGTGCGGTCGGCGCCGGCATCGCGCTGGCCGGTGTGGCGCTGATGGTCGGCTGA
- the cobJ gene encoding precorrin-3B C(17)-methyltransferase, which translates to MTDMTPAILILGPSALPLARRLAALLPGAVITGPHARLDVAERIEVVPLEPVADGLRALFLAGRPVIGIAAAGALIRMLAPVLATKATEPPVLAVAEDASVVVPLLGGHHGANDLARRIAGAIDAIAAITTAGDLRFGVALDDPPAGWRLAAACDPKPAMAALVAGAAIRSGTALPDWLSHLPRAPDGAVSVVTSHRRDVPPNGGLLYHPRSLAVGIGSDRGAPAAEISQLIDDTLADAGLAPEAVALIATIDIKADEAGIAAAADALGLPVRIYPATRLAEETPRLETPSDYVRATVGVAGVAEAAALAAAGPDGRLIVAKRRSARATCAVALAPAPIDVDHTGRAPGMLYVVGIGPGRADWRTPEVDRMVAASTDLVGYGLYLDLLGPAAAGKRRHGYELGEEERRVACALDLAAEGRQVALVCSGDAGIYAMAALVYELIERGQDQGGPRPLWSRVRVQVSPGISALQAAAARAGAPLGHDFCAISLSDLMTPWPVIERRVQAAADGDFVVAFYNPVSRRRRHQLARAREILLAARGPATPVILARNLGRPDETVTVIELGSLDVDAVDMLTLVMVGARGTRRLDLGQGVRVYTPRGYGSRGEEVA; encoded by the coding sequence ATGACCGACATGACCCCCGCCATCCTGATCCTCGGGCCATCGGCGCTGCCGCTGGCCCGACGGTTGGCGGCGCTGCTGCCCGGCGCCGTGATCACCGGCCCCCATGCCCGGCTGGATGTGGCCGAGCGCATTGAGGTGGTGCCGCTTGAGCCGGTGGCCGATGGCCTGCGGGCACTGTTCCTGGCTGGCCGGCCGGTGATCGGCATCGCCGCCGCCGGCGCGTTGATCCGGATGCTGGCGCCGGTGCTGGCCACGAAGGCCACAGAACCGCCGGTGCTGGCGGTGGCGGAAGATGCCAGCGTGGTGGTGCCGCTGCTGGGCGGCCATCATGGCGCGAATGATCTGGCGCGGCGGATCGCCGGTGCCATCGATGCGATCGCGGCCATCACCACCGCCGGCGATCTGCGCTTCGGCGTGGCGCTCGACGATCCGCCGGCGGGCTGGCGACTGGCTGCGGCCTGCGACCCGAAGCCGGCAATGGCCGCCTTGGTCGCCGGGGCAGCCATCCGGTCCGGCACCGCCCTGCCCGACTGGCTTTCCCATCTACCCCGGGCGCCCGACGGCGCCGTATCGGTGGTGACCAGCCATCGGCGCGATGTGCCCCCGAACGGCGGCTTGCTCTATCATCCGCGAAGCCTCGCGGTCGGCATCGGATCAGATCGCGGCGCGCCGGCTGCCGAAATCAGCCAGTTGATCGATGACACACTGGCCGATGCCGGACTGGCGCCCGAGGCGGTCGCACTGATCGCCACCATCGACATCAAGGCCGACGAGGCCGGTATCGCCGCCGCCGCCGACGCCCTTGGCCTTCCGGTCCGGATCTATCCGGCGACACGGCTGGCGGAGGAAACCCCGCGGCTGGAAACCCCCTCCGACTATGTGCGGGCCACGGTGGGGGTGGCCGGTGTGGCCGAGGCGGCGGCCCTGGCCGCCGCCGGCCCCGATGGCCGACTGATCGTGGCCAAGCGCAGATCGGCGCGGGCGACCTGTGCCGTGGCGCTGGCACCGGCGCCGATCGATGTCGACCACACCGGCCGGGCGCCGGGGATGTTGTATGTGGTGGGCATCGGCCCCGGCCGCGCCGACTGGCGCACGCCCGAAGTGGACCGCATGGTCGCCGCATCGACCGATCTGGTCGGCTATGGCCTGTATCTGGATCTGCTGGGGCCGGCCGCGGCAGGCAAGCGCCGCCATGGCTATGAGCTGGGCGAGGAGGAGCGCCGGGTCGCCTGCGCGCTCGACCTCGCGGCCGAAGGGCGCCAGGTCGCCCTGGTCTGTTCGGGCGATGCCGGGATCTATGCCATGGCGGCCCTGGTCTATGAACTGATCGAGCGTGGCCAGGATCAGGGCGGTCCGCGTCCGCTGTGGTCGCGGGTGCGGGTGCAGGTCTCGCCCGGCATCTCGGCCCTGCAGGCGGCGGCGGCGCGCGCCGGCGCGCCGCTCGGCCATGATTTCTGCGCCATCTCGCTATCGGACCTGATGACCCCCTGGCCGGTGATCGAGCGCCGTGTGCAGGCCGCCGCCGATGGCGACTTCGTGGTCGCGTTCTACAACCCGGTCTCGCGCCGCCGCCGCCACCAACTGGCTCGGGCACGCGAAATTCTGCTGGCCGCGCGCGGCCCGGCAACGCCGGTGATCCTGGCCCGCAATCTGGGCCGACCCGACGAGACGGTGACGGTGATCGAGCTTGGAAGCCTGGATGTCGACGCCGTCGACATGCTGACCCTGGTGATGGTCGGCGCGCGCGGCACCCGCCGGCTCGATCTGGGTCAGGGGGTGCGGGTCTATACACCCCGCGGCTATGGCAGCCGCGGCGAGGAGGTGGCATGA
- the cbiE gene encoding precorrin-6y C5,15-methyltransferase (decarboxylating) subunit CbiE, whose product MDTMRAGTAPWITVVGIGEDGLGGLGAQARACVDAADILIGGDRHLAMLPAGDTRPKHAWPSPLKALRPVIEAARGHDLVVLASGDPFCWGIGTTLARWFGADALTVHPAPSAASLVCARLGWSLPDVRLITLHGRPLALLDRHLQPGAQLIIYTDDGAAPAAIAGRLAERGFGASRMTVLACLGGPHETIRQTRATDWGDATTADLNTVAVTLAADAATDWHPTVPGLDDDAFDHDGQLTKREMRAITLARLMPAPRALLWDIGAGNGSIGIEWLRAEATARAIAVEPRADRAARIRGNAEALGVPALTVIEGSAPAVLDELPAPDAIFLGGAVAQDGLIALLMDRLIPGGRLVANAVTLSGEAALADAHHRHGGDLIRVQAARAVPVGPHMGWRAAMPVTQYAWRKR is encoded by the coding sequence ATGGACACCATGAGGGCAGGCACCGCCCCCTGGATCACGGTGGTCGGCATCGGCGAGGACGGGCTTGGCGGTCTCGGGGCGCAGGCACGCGCATGCGTCGATGCGGCCGACATCCTGATCGGCGGCGACCGTCATCTGGCGATGCTGCCGGCCGGCGATACCCGCCCGAAACATGCCTGGCCCAGCCCGCTCAAGGCCCTGCGGCCGGTGATCGAGGCGGCGCGCGGCCATGATCTGGTGGTTCTGGCCAGCGGCGACCCGTTCTGCTGGGGCATCGGCACCACGCTGGCACGCTGGTTCGGCGCCGATGCGCTGACAGTGCATCCGGCACCCTCGGCCGCCAGCCTGGTCTGCGCGCGGCTGGGCTGGTCGCTGCCGGATGTGCGGCTGATCACCCTGCATGGCCGGCCCCTGGCGCTGCTCGACCGGCATCTCCAGCCGGGCGCGCAGCTCATTATATATACCGACGACGGTGCTGCCCCGGCGGCGATCGCCGGCCGGCTTGCCGAACGCGGCTTCGGTGCCAGCCGGATGACCGTGCTCGCCTGCCTGGGCGGCCCGCATGAGACCATCCGCCAGACCCGCGCCACCGATTGGGGCGATGCCACCACCGCCGACCTGAACACGGTGGCGGTGACACTTGCGGCCGATGCCGCGACCGATTGGCACCCGACCGTGCCGGGGCTGGATGACGACGCCTTCGATCATGACGGCCAGTTGACCAAACGCGAAATGCGGGCGATCACCCTGGCCCGCCTGATGCCGGCGCCGCGCGCGCTGCTGTGGGACATCGGCGCCGGCAATGGATCGATCGGCATCGAATGGCTGCGCGCCGAGGCCACCGCCCGGGCGATCGCGGTCGAGCCCCGCGCAGACCGGGCGGCCCGCATCCGCGGCAATGCCGAGGCGCTGGGCGTGCCGGCGCTGACGGTGATCGAGGGATCGGCACCAGCGGTGCTGGACGAACTGCCGGCACCGGATGCGATCTTTCTAGGTGGCGCCGTGGCACAAGATGGCCTGATCGCGCTGTTGATGGATCGCCTGATCCCAGGCGGGCGACTGGTCGCCAACGCGGTCACGCTCTCGGGCGAGGCGGCATTGGCCGATGCTCATCATCGCCATGGCGGCGACCTGATCCGCGTTCAGGCCGCGCGCGCGGTGCCGGTGGGGCCGCATATGGGCTGGCGTGCCGCCATGCCGGTCACTCAATATGCCTGGAGGAAACGCTGA
- the cobI gene encoding precorrin-2 C(20)-methyltransferase: MAARIGDAAAGRLIGLGMGPGDPELITLKAARLLGHLPVIAHIHAETPETGGEAAPSGAGLARGIAGELIRTDATLIAIAMPMREDRAAGAAAYDAGAARIAGHLAEGHDVGVLCEGDPLTFGSFMYLAARLSGRFRVEVVPGITSMTAAAARLVLPLAARTDSLAIIPATLPEAELARRLDAADGAAFLKIGRHLPKLRRVLAAAGLADHAWYVERATRPEERILKLSMLADDTAPYFSLILVHRRGEATR, encoded by the coding sequence ATGGCGGCGCGGATCGGCGATGCCGCCGCCGGCCGGCTGATCGGGCTGGGCATGGGGCCGGGCGACCCCGAGTTGATCACGCTGAAGGCGGCCCGGCTGCTGGGCCATCTGCCGGTGATCGCACATATCCACGCAGAGACGCCTGAAACCGGCGGCGAGGCGGCGCCTTCGGGGGCCGGACTCGCCCGTGGCATCGCCGGTGAGCTGATCCGCACCGATGCCACGCTGATCGCGATCGCGATGCCGATGCGCGAGGACCGCGCCGCCGGTGCCGCCGCCTATGATGCCGGCGCGGCCCGGATCGCCGGGCATCTGGCCGAGGGCCACGATGTCGGCGTGCTGTGCGAGGGCGACCCGCTCACCTTCGGCTCGTTCATGTATCTGGCGGCCCGGCTGTCGGGGCGCTTCCGGGTGGAGGTGGTACCGGGCATCACCTCGATGACCGCCGCCGCCGCCCGGCTGGTGCTGCCGCTGGCGGCGCGCACCGACAGCCTGGCGATCATCCCGGCGACCCTGCCCGAAGCCGAACTGGCCCGCCGGCTGGACGCGGCCGATGGTGCCGCGTTTCTGAAGATCGGCCGCCATCTGCCCAAGCTGCGCCGGGTGCTGGCGGCGGCGGGTCTTGCCGACCACGCCTGGTATGTGGAACGCGCGACCCGGCCGGAGGAACGCATCCTGAAGCTGTCGATGCTGGCCGATGACACGGCACCCTATTTCAGCCTGATCCTGGTTCACCGACGCGGCGAGGCGACCCGATGA
- a CDS encoding F0F1 ATP synthase subunit B family protein, which translates to MPQFEPSTFASQIFWLVVSFGLLYLLMSKIALPRIADILEVRQDRIAADLDRAEALRREAEEARAAYELALSDARSEAQKLLENAAEQAQAEAQRQLDALDERLAAKVREAEAGIAAAKTAAMADMATLATETAEAATAKLAGAPVDPVTVRRAVDTALAATSSRKE; encoded by the coding sequence ATGCCTCAGTTCGAACCGAGCACCTTCGCGTCGCAGATCTTCTGGCTGGTGGTATCCTTCGGCCTGCTCTATCTGCTGATGTCGAAGATCGCGCTCCCGCGCATCGCCGATATCCTCGAGGTGCGCCAGGACCGTATCGCCGCTGATCTCGATCGTGCCGAAGCGCTCCGGCGCGAGGCCGAAGAGGCGCGCGCGGCCTATGAACTGGCCCTGAGCGACGCCCGTTCCGAAGCCCAGAAGCTTCTGGAAAACGCGGCCGAGCAGGCCCAGGCCGAGGCCCAGCGTCAGCTTGACGCGCTCGATGAGCGTCTGGCCGCCAAGGTGCGCGAAGCCGAAGCCGGCATCGCCGCCGCCAAGACGGCTGCCATGGCCGACATGGCGACGCTTGCGACCGAGACAGCCGAAGCCGCGACCGCCAAGCTGGCCGGCGCACCGGTCGATCCGGTCACCGTGCGCCGCGCCGTCGACACGGCGCTTGCCGCCACCTCGTCGCGGAAGGAGTGA
- a CDS encoding ATP synthase subunit C family protein yields the protein MELEAAKMIGAGLAVLALFGVGIGIGNIFSSLVSSLARNPSVRTTVFPLAMLGFALVEAVGLFALLIALIILFVF from the coding sequence ATGGAACTGGAAGCCGCAAAGATGATCGGTGCCGGCCTCGCTGTGCTCGCGCTGTTCGGCGTCGGTATCGGTATCGGCAACATCTTCTCCTCGCTGGTCAGCTCGCTGGCGCGCAACCCCTCGGTCCGCACCACCGTGTTCCCGCTGGCAATGCTGGGCTTCGCGCTGGTTGAGGCGGTCGGCCTCTTCGCCCTGCTGATCGCGCTGATCATCCTCTTCGTGTTCTGA
- a CDS encoding cobalt-precorrin-6A reductase, with product MAIGTPLKLLILGGTAEARALAEAATGAGHDVWTSLAGVTDEPRRPAGRLLSGALGGIDGLTRLLQAEGFDRLIDATHPFAETMSGHAVEAARRAAVPRLVLRRPPWTAGIGDRWYGVADLAEALETLPRAAAPEDGRVFVATGRRGLNLLTRRPEYGFVVRTIEPVTVVPPAVDIRFVRDRGPFDIAAERRFFADHVVSAVIAKNAGGTGAMAKIDVARECRIAVLMIDRPPVPDGPLAADVAAAMDWIGLPAEPA from the coding sequence ATGGCGATCGGCACGCCCCTGAAGCTGCTGATCCTGGGCGGCACCGCCGAGGCGCGGGCGCTGGCCGAGGCCGCGACCGGCGCCGGCCACGATGTCTGGACCTCGCTTGCCGGTGTCACCGATGAACCGCGCCGGCCGGCCGGGCGGCTGTTGAGCGGCGCGCTTGGCGGCATCGACGGGTTGACCCGGTTGTTGCAGGCGGAAGGCTTCGACCGGCTGATCGATGCCACCCACCCCTTCGCCGAAACCATGTCGGGCCATGCGGTCGAGGCCGCGCGGCGGGCGGCGGTGCCACGGCTGGTGCTGCGCCGGCCGCCCTGGACCGCCGGGATCGGCGATCGCTGGTATGGTGTCGCCGATCTGGCCGAGGCGCTGGAGACCCTGCCGCGGGCGGCGGCGCCCGAGGATGGCCGCGTGTTCGTGGCCACCGGCCGGCGTGGGCTTAACCTGCTCACCCGGCGCCCGGAATACGGCTTCGTGGTGCGGACGATCGAGCCGGTGACCGTGGTGCCGCCGGCCGTCGACATCCGCTTCGTGCGTGATCGCGGGCCGTTTGACATCGCCGCCGAACGTCGGTTCTTTGCCGACCACGTCGTCTCCGCCGTGATCGCCAAGAATGCCGGCGGCACGGGGGCCATGGCCAAGATCGATGTCGCGCGGGAATGCCGCATCGCCGTCCTCATGATCGACCGGCCGCCGGTGCCCGACGGCCCGCTGGCGGCGGATGTCGCCGCCGCCATGGACTGGATCGGTCTGCCCGCCGAGCCGGCCTGA